From a region of the Leptospira kmetyi serovar Malaysia str. Bejo-Iso9 genome:
- a CDS encoding TolC family protein yields MFLFSDFVKRTQAQSRSELDVQGIVGLAEKNSPLLLSLNADLESLFYQRKQQGKTQNPLMTLDYGQRSAANQIGSEYALQFEQPVYFPGRKELRQLLVDNDSRIKEIQLAEASNSIRFNAVKFAYRYLVSAGKKNHVKERLRRLSILESYIRARPFITPQAKTDLFIIQRRVLALRKHFNDLELDANKQYEAMNLYLMLEAVPSLRIPFFSEGVKFDFNELQTKAVSQNLTLMAAKGEIEKAKTELNLANLEKYPDYSIISQVGEDRSGVANRFYDVGLKFRIPVWDQFQNKISAAEVNVKSKQGILHHQENLVKTAFKQAYLDYEQSKTNLKLFNLSKLDDIENDLIYADVEFKKGRILMMSYLELENQLHETHHAILDAQIAHIEALLNLLHITNEKEIIGTFKHAVQTFEYQLK; encoded by the coding sequence TTGTTTCTTTTTTCGGATTTTGTTAAGCGAACTCAGGCTCAGTCTCGTTCCGAGTTGGACGTACAAGGCATCGTGGGTCTGGCGGAAAAAAATTCTCCCTTGCTTCTTTCGTTGAACGCGGATCTGGAATCCCTTTTTTATCAGCGCAAACAACAGGGTAAGACGCAGAATCCTTTGATGACTTTGGATTACGGACAAAGAAGCGCCGCGAATCAAATCGGTTCCGAATACGCGCTTCAATTCGAACAACCCGTGTATTTTCCGGGAAGAAAGGAACTCCGTCAACTTCTCGTGGATAACGATTCGAGAATTAAGGAGATTCAACTTGCGGAAGCGAGTAACTCGATTCGGTTTAACGCGGTCAAGTTCGCGTATCGTTATTTGGTTTCCGCCGGTAAAAAAAATCACGTTAAGGAACGTCTGAGAAGATTGTCGATCTTGGAAAGTTATATCCGGGCGCGACCGTTTATCACTCCTCAGGCGAAGACGGATCTGTTCATCATTCAGAGAAGAGTGTTGGCTCTTCGAAAACATTTCAACGATCTTGAATTGGATGCGAACAAACAATACGAAGCGATGAATTTGTATCTGATGTTGGAAGCGGTGCCTTCTTTGAGGATCCCTTTTTTTTCCGAGGGAGTTAAGTTCGATTTTAACGAACTTCAAACCAAGGCCGTATCCCAAAACCTAACGTTGATGGCCGCGAAAGGTGAGATCGAAAAGGCAAAGACCGAACTCAATCTTGCGAACTTGGAAAAATATCCGGACTATTCCATCATCAGTCAGGTGGGAGAGGATAGATCGGGGGTTGCCAACCGATTTTACGACGTCGGATTAAAATTTAGGATTCCGGTATGGGATCAGTTTCAGAATAAGATTTCCGCCGCCGAAGTGAACGTAAAATCCAAACAGGGAATTCTTCATCATCAGGAGAATCTCGTTAAGACCGCGTTCAAACAGGCCTATCTGGATTACGAACAATCGAAGACTAATCTTAAACTGTTCAACCTTTCCAAGTTAGACGACATCGAGAACGATCTGATCTACGCGGACGTTGAATTTAAAAAGGGAAGAATTCTGATGATGAGTTATCTCGAACTGGAGAATCAGCTTCACGAAACGCATCACGCGATTTTGGACGCGCAGATCGCACATATCGAGGCTCTGCTCAACCTTCTCCATATCACCAACGAAAAAGAAATCATAGGAACTTTTAAACATGCTGTCCAGACTTTTGAATATCAGCTTAAATAA
- a CDS encoding UvrD-helicase domain-containing protein codes for MKKKVRYSQAQKAVIEENTRFVQVVAAAGSGKTSTMVGIIERILVENLFPEESILVLTFSKKAAAEISDRIRNTTGNDSIRVQTFHAYCLYALTRWHPEFKKQKPKILPPEEKNRFYKEYLKRKRDEIGGIPYELFWAENVPYIQEHFFEIKKDLDVAYQKYKKNEGYLDFEDLVSGFLEGLQNEEEWTYEAKRSVQKIIVDEFQDTDLEQLKFLQLLSKSASIVVVGDDYQSIYSFRGAAPKAFLNFQKLFDPCTIHFLSTNYRSLPEIIRASAIPIEKNSEKIEKEVLPSRKGKGFVGRILMEEAADLIPYLARAIPSSQGDVKILCRSNFRISEYIRAGIPEDFLMTIHASKGLEFHTVFVDLADGWNARPDSPQETIEEERRILYVGLSRAEDRLLILGAAKNSRRETIENEFFRYFKRIRNVEAEDLE; via the coding sequence ATGAAAAAGAAAGTCCGTTACAGTCAGGCGCAGAAAGCCGTGATCGAGGAGAATACGAGATTCGTTCAGGTCGTGGCCGCCGCGGGTTCCGGAAAAACGAGCACGATGGTCGGGATCATCGAAAGAATCTTAGTCGAAAACTTATTTCCGGAAGAATCGATCCTTGTGCTGACGTTTTCGAAAAAGGCGGCCGCAGAAATTTCGGATAGAATCCGAAACACGACCGGCAACGATTCGATCCGCGTTCAAACGTTTCACGCGTATTGTTTGTATGCGCTCACACGTTGGCATCCTGAGTTCAAAAAACAAAAACCGAAAATTCTTCCACCCGAGGAAAAGAATCGTTTTTATAAGGAATATCTAAAACGAAAACGGGACGAGATCGGAGGAATTCCTTACGAACTTTTTTGGGCGGAGAACGTGCCTTATATCCAGGAACATTTTTTCGAAATCAAAAAGGATCTCGATGTCGCTTATCAAAAGTATAAGAAAAACGAAGGTTATCTCGACTTCGAGGACCTGGTAAGCGGATTTTTGGAAGGTCTGCAAAACGAGGAAGAATGGACTTACGAGGCCAAACGTTCCGTTCAAAAAATCATCGTGGACGAATTTCAGGACACGGACCTGGAACAACTCAAGTTTCTCCAATTATTATCGAAGAGCGCTTCGATCGTAGTCGTAGGGGACGATTATCAAAGTATATACAGTTTTCGTGGCGCGGCTCCCAAAGCGTTTTTGAATTTTCAAAAGTTATTCGATCCTTGTACGATTCATTTTTTAAGCACGAACTACCGTTCCCTACCCGAGATCATTCGAGCTTCCGCAATCCCCATCGAAAAGAATTCCGAAAAAATCGAAAAGGAAGTTCTGCCTTCCCGCAAAGGAAAAGGTTTCGTGGGCAGGATCTTGATGGAAGAAGCAGCGGATCTGATTCCCTATCTTGCACGCGCCATTCCTTCTTCTCAAGGCGACGTAAAAATTCTGTGCAGATCGAACTTTAGAATTAGCGAATATATACGAGCGGGGATTCCGGAAGATTTTCTGATGACGATCCACGCGAGCAAGGGTTTGGAATTTCACACCGTGTTCGTCGATCTCGCGGACGGTTGGAACGCAAGACCCGATTCTCCGCAGGAAACGATCGAAGAAGAAAGAAGAATTCTCTATGTCGGTTTATCAAGAGCGGAGGATCGTTTGTTGATTTTAGGAGCGGCTAAGAATTCGAGAAGAGAAACGATCGAAAACGAATTCTTTCGTTATTTCAAACGGATTCGAAACGTGGAAGCGGAGGATCTGGAATGA
- a CDS encoding carbonic anhydrase: MNIFHSFPRVSWDDLRHDLSSSLVVFLIALPLCIGIAFASGAPIIAGLIGGIVGGTIVSLISKSPLSVSGPAAGLTVIVFDSIRTLGSFNVFLFALCIAAVLQILLGFVRAGILSNFFPSSVVKGMLAAIGVVLILKQIPHAIGYDMDYEGDMDFFQRDRENTFSEILTAFYRFTPGAVVIFVVSMVLILVWEKLKLHKKFIIHGSLVAILASVLLNEVFMTFGFGIAVGPEHLIQPIQLNGFQDLFLDDYFPSFSQWKNQAVYIVAIKLCLVMSLETLLNLDAIEKSDPQRRIASKNRELIAQGTGNLFSAILGGLPITSVIIRSSANLQAGARTKLSAFLHGLFILFSLILIPSWIAKIPLSSLAAVLLVVGYKLTDYKILKAQFKKGTDQFLPFIATLIGIVFSDILIGIGIGCLFSIFFIMRRNVLNPYEFNKKDKAYGVEVRIDLSEDVSFLNKSSMLYKLDRVPDNAHLIIDGSKSKYIDPDVLEIIEDFKISAESRNIKLEIIDVTASYEKIKNKPFDLVAQQDYKRLFENNRIWVEEKLLKDPDYFKNLALGQAPQYLLISCSDSRISVNEMTGTSAGELFVHRNIANLVIDTDMNLMSVLQYSVEVLKVRHIVVCGHYGCGGVKAAIDGKYHGLIDAWLRNIKQVYRMNRKELSGILDEDEKHERLVELNVREQVYNLCMTTIVQNSWSQGSDLQLHGWVYDIKEGKIIDLNIDIDKDFHDYDIFRYQFETH; the protein is encoded by the coding sequence ATGAATATCTTTCATTCCTTTCCTCGTGTCTCTTGGGACGACCTGAGACACGATTTGTCTTCCAGTTTGGTCGTCTTTTTAATTGCGTTGCCTCTTTGTATCGGCATCGCGTTCGCTTCGGGCGCTCCGATCATCGCCGGTTTGATCGGCGGAATCGTGGGCGGAACGATCGTTTCCTTGATCAGTAAATCTCCCTTGTCGGTCAGCGGTCCCGCCGCGGGTCTTACCGTGATCGTTTTTGATTCCATTAGAACATTAGGAAGTTTTAATGTTTTTCTGTTTGCGCTTTGTATTGCCGCGGTTCTTCAAATCCTTTTGGGTTTCGTAAGGGCGGGAATTCTGAGCAATTTTTTTCCCTCCTCGGTGGTAAAGGGAATGCTCGCGGCGATCGGAGTCGTTCTGATTTTGAAACAGATTCCGCACGCGATCGGTTACGATATGGATTACGAAGGGGACATGGACTTTTTCCAAAGGGACAGGGAAAACACGTTCTCCGAGATTTTAACCGCGTTCTATCGTTTTACTCCGGGAGCCGTGGTCATTTTTGTCGTTTCGATGGTTTTGATTTTGGTTTGGGAAAAACTGAAATTACATAAGAAATTTATAATACACGGTTCGTTGGTCGCCATTCTCGCGAGCGTTTTGTTAAACGAAGTGTTTATGACTTTCGGTTTCGGAATCGCGGTGGGTCCGGAACATTTGATCCAACCGATTCAATTAAACGGTTTTCAGGATCTGTTTTTGGACGATTATTTCCCGAGTTTCTCCCAATGGAAGAATCAAGCGGTTTATATCGTCGCGATTAAATTGTGTCTTGTCATGAGTTTGGAAACTCTTTTGAATTTGGACGCGATCGAAAAATCCGATCCTCAAAGACGAATCGCATCCAAAAACCGCGAGTTGATCGCACAAGGCACCGGTAATTTATTTTCCGCGATTCTCGGCGGTCTTCCGATTACTTCGGTGATCATTCGAAGTTCCGCAAACCTGCAAGCGGGCGCAAGAACGAAACTCTCCGCTTTTCTTCACGGTTTGTTCATCTTGTTTTCCTTGATTTTGATTCCGAGTTGGATCGCTAAAATTCCTTTGTCTTCTCTCGCGGCCGTTTTGCTCGTCGTCGGTTACAAACTTACGGATTATAAAATTCTCAAGGCGCAGTTTAAAAAGGGAACCGATCAGTTTCTTCCGTTTATCGCGACCTTGATCGGAATCGTTTTCTCCGATATTCTCATCGGAATCGGGATCGGTTGTTTGTTTTCGATTTTCTTTATCATGAGAAGAAACGTTCTCAATCCGTACGAGTTCAACAAAAAGGACAAGGCGTACGGCGTCGAAGTAAGAATCGATCTTTCCGAGGACGTTTCCTTTTTGAATAAGTCGAGTATGTTGTATAAACTCGATAGGGTTCCGGATAACGCGCATCTGATCATCGACGGTTCCAAGTCCAAGTATATCGATCCGGACGTTTTGGAGATCATCGAGGATTTTAAGATCAGCGCGGAGTCGCGTAATATCAAACTCGAGATCATCGACGTGACCGCTTCGTATGAGAAGATTAAGAACAAGCCTTTCGACTTGGTCGCTCAACAGGATTACAAAAGACTGTTTGAAAACAATCGTATCTGGGTTGAGGAGAAACTTCTTAAAGATCCGGATTACTTTAAGAATCTTGCATTGGGTCAAGCTCCTCAGTATCTATTGATCTCCTGTTCGGACAGTAGAATTTCCGTGAATGAAATGACCGGAACCAGCGCGGGAGAACTTTTCGTTCATAGAAACATCGCGAACCTCGTCATCGACACGGATATGAATCTGATGTCCGTGCTTCAATATTCCGTCGAAGTATTGAAGGTGCGTCATATCGTCGTCTGCGGACATTACGGTTGCGGAGGAGTGAAGGCCGCGATCGACGGTAAGTATCACGGTTTGATCGACGCTTGGTTGAGAAACATCAAACAGGTTTATCGAATGAATCGAAAGGAACTTTCCGGGATTTTGGACGAGGACGAAAAACACGAACGTCTTGTCGAACTCAACGTGAGAGAACAGGTTTACAATCTTTGTATGACCACGATCGTTCAAAACTCTTGGAGTCAGGGAAGCGATCTGCAACTGCACGGTTGGGTTTACGATATCAAAGAAGGAAAAATTATCGATCTAAACATAGACATCGATAAGGATTTTCACGATTATGATATCTTCCGTTATCAGTTCGAAACGCATTAG
- a CDS encoding LLM class flavin-dependent oxidoreductase encodes MSISDIAIRSEDPKIEVAWFCDLCNGDYEFLGVPDGELRSSFEHCSDIIRLADQLGYQNILLPSSYQVGQDTLTFAAAASQFTKNISLLTAIRCGEIHPPMLARTISTLDHMLKGRLNINIISSDLPGNVRDSKERYRISKEVIQILQQCWNGEKIDHKGEFYNFDLSTEPSKSYQVNGGPLLYFGGISEDARQLCAEFCDVFLMWPETEEKLSETMADLSKRASNVGRTIDFGLRIHVIVRDTEQEAKDAAKRLISRLDLKVAEELKHRALDSKSAGVLRQDELRKQADSDLFIEPFIWSGIGLARSGCGSAIVGTPEQVIEKIHRYIDMGIRAFIFSGYPLMEECKIFAEKVLPFLNTISLPKAQGRIPDRTPVTPLTTGERK; translated from the coding sequence ATGAGCATATCCGATATCGCGATCCGTTCCGAAGATCCCAAAATCGAAGTCGCATGGTTCTGCGATCTATGCAACGGCGACTACGAATTCTTAGGCGTACCCGACGGCGAACTTCGATCCAGCTTCGAACATTGTTCCGATATCATCCGCCTCGCGGATCAACTCGGCTATCAGAATATTCTTCTTCCTTCTTCGTATCAAGTCGGACAGGACACGCTGACGTTCGCGGCCGCGGCTTCGCAGTTTACGAAAAATATTTCCTTGTTAACAGCGATTCGATGCGGAGAGATTCATCCTCCGATGCTCGCAAGAACAATCTCCACGTTAGATCACATGTTAAAAGGACGTCTTAATATCAATATCATCTCTTCGGATCTACCGGGAAACGTCCGCGATTCCAAAGAACGTTATCGCATATCGAAGGAAGTGATTCAAATTCTACAACAATGCTGGAACGGAGAAAAAATCGATCATAAGGGAGAATTTTACAACTTCGATCTATCTACGGAACCTTCCAAATCCTATCAAGTCAACGGAGGACCGCTTCTTTACTTCGGAGGAATTTCCGAGGACGCAAGACAACTCTGCGCGGAATTTTGCGACGTGTTTTTAATGTGGCCCGAAACCGAGGAAAAACTTTCCGAGACCATGGCCGACCTGAGCAAAAGAGCGTCTAACGTGGGAAGAACGATCGACTTCGGATTGAGAATCCACGTCATCGTACGAGACACCGAACAAGAAGCGAAGGACGCGGCCAAACGTCTGATCTCCAGACTCGATCTCAAGGTCGCGGAAGAACTCAAACACAGAGCGCTCGATTCAAAATCCGCCGGTGTTTTACGTCAGGACGAACTTAGAAAACAAGCCGATTCCGATCTTTTTATCGAACCGTTTATCTGGTCAGGAATCGGACTCGCGAGATCGGGTTGCGGTTCTGCGATCGTCGGAACGCCGGAGCAGGTGATCGAAAAAATCCACCGTTATATCGACATGGGAATCCGCGCCTTTATCTTTTCCGGATATCCGCTGATGGAAGAATGCAAAATTTTCGCCGAAAAAGTATTACCGTTTTTGAATACGATTTCCCTTCCGAAAGCGCAGGGAAGAATCCCCGATCGAACGCCGGTAACTCCTTTGACAACGGGAGAAAGAAAATGA
- a CDS encoding DedA family protein, with product METLKFFLDFFLNLETHLDTIIQTYQSGTYVILFLIIFAETGLVVTPFLPGDSLLFAVGAFIARGSLDLGSTLILLIIAAILGDTVNYSVGNFTGEKILEKEKIPLIKKEHLQKAHSFYETYGGKTIIIARFIPIVRTFAPFVAGIGTMTYVKFIAYNVIGGILWISIFILGGYYFGNLEFVKRNFKIVIFAIIIISVLPAVIEYLKERRKSRA from the coding sequence TTGGAAACCCTTAAGTTTTTTCTCGATTTTTTTCTCAACTTGGAAACGCATTTGGATACGATCATTCAAACGTATCAAAGCGGAACTTACGTTATTCTATTCTTGATCATCTTTGCCGAAACCGGTCTCGTTGTGACTCCTTTTCTTCCGGGAGATTCTCTTCTTTTTGCGGTCGGCGCGTTTATCGCAAGAGGTTCTTTGGATTTGGGAAGCACGCTGATTCTTCTCATCATCGCGGCGATTTTGGGCGATACGGTGAATTATTCCGTGGGGAATTTTACCGGGGAAAAGATATTAGAAAAAGAGAAAATACCTTTGATCAAAAAGGAACACTTACAAAAAGCCCATAGTTTTTACGAGACCTACGGCGGAAAAACGATCATCATTGCGAGATTTATTCCCATCGTGCGCACTTTTGCTCCCTTTGTGGCCGGAATCGGGACGATGACTTATGTTAAATTTATTGCATATAATGTGATAGGTGGAATTCTTTGGATTTCAATTTTCATTCTCGGCGGGTATTATTTCGGGAACCTGGAATTCGTAAAAAGGAATTTTAAAATCGTAATATTCGCGATTATTATTATATCCGTTTTGCCGGCGGTGATCGAATACCTTAAGGAAAGAAGAAAGAGCAGAGCTTAA
- a CDS encoding DUF1577 domain-containing protein has protein sequence MEYLQKVKREMDVITSIEQKNHVITKYLLEKELTFKIDPFDRKAVIKKILEGGEQILVQLPNVEESPEGNRFILYMILAKYIQLECILLQKLEKSVFALKVEKLAIARKNRDNQRFPVKPGAVYMTNVISSKTIIEANMFNIPTLVKVNFEDYKNRLKQRTKDIVNIDTFRPGLDRKFEIVKKTFKYLLIENTQDPNSYKNNGQERINYEKEVDDDLSSCIRKYKDQKIVSELIVPIIYVNHAEERIPIGYFSVQSKDQALTEKYAQELQVLAKDMVERIKESNTMKTPERFQILEASKGGIKVKIDHPHLIETLPKQDGFVFDIFFRMQAPFTVHGLIRWFTKDANNHLILGIELTGKSDLPGERARYESNINLLSKGQL, from the coding sequence ATGGAATATCTGCAGAAAGTGAAACGGGAGATGGACGTCATCACATCCATCGAACAAAAGAATCACGTCATTACGAAGTATTTACTGGAAAAAGAACTCACTTTCAAGATCGATCCTTTCGATCGAAAAGCGGTCATCAAAAAGATTCTCGAGGGCGGAGAACAAATTCTCGTCCAACTTCCGAACGTGGAAGAATCTCCCGAAGGAAACAGATTCATTCTTTATATGATCTTAGCGAAATACATTCAGCTCGAATGTATTCTCCTTCAAAAATTGGAAAAATCCGTCTTTGCACTTAAGGTAGAAAAACTCGCGATCGCGAGAAAGAATCGGGACAACCAAAGATTTCCGGTCAAACCCGGCGCCGTTTATATGACCAACGTGATCTCTTCGAAAACGATCATCGAAGCGAATATGTTCAACATTCCCACCTTGGTTAAGGTGAACTTCGAAGATTATAAAAACAGACTCAAACAAAGAACAAAGGACATCGTAAACATCGACACGTTCCGTCCCGGCTTGGATCGTAAATTCGAAATCGTCAAAAAGACTTTCAAATATCTTCTCATCGAAAACACGCAGGATCCGAATTCTTATAAAAACAACGGACAGGAAAGAATCAATTACGAAAAGGAAGTGGACGACGATCTGTCTTCCTGCATACGAAAATACAAGGATCAAAAAATCGTTTCCGAGTTGATCGTTCCGATCATTTACGTGAACCACGCAGAGGAGCGGATTCCGATCGGCTACTTTTCGGTTCAAAGCAAAGATCAGGCTCTTACCGAAAAATACGCGCAAGAACTTCAGGTATTGGCAAAGGACATGGTGGAAAGAATCAAGGAATCGAACACCATGAAAACGCCCGAGCGGTTTCAGATTTTGGAAGCCTCCAAAGGGGGAATCAAAGTAAAAATCGATCATCCGCATTTGATCGAAACTCTTCCGAAACAGGACGGTTTTGTGTTCGATATTTTCTTTAGAATGCAGGCGCCGTTTACGGTGCACGGATTGATTCGTTGGTTTACGAAGGACGCGAACAATCACCTCATTCTCGGGATAGAATTGACCGGAAAATCGGACCTACCCGGAGAAAGAGCGAGATACGAATCGAACATCAACCTTTTGAGCAAGGGTCAACTGTAA
- a CDS encoding SLC5 family protein, whose amino-acid sequence MFTLIDALFFLITILLVLGIGIYAGRKEETGEDYFLGGRSLPWWGVAGSLFGTNVSANHIVGMLGIGYSVGFAQSHYMFGAIPALLLLGYVLLPIYRRKRIFTLSQFLEYRYGPNSRLLYSGIVLVLISIQLAAGLYIGSRSLLPFFRDLGWPIGYVEGVLLLAIVSTVYTWFGGLKAVVYTDVIQSVFILLAGLILAYLTLNHPAVGGWEGLLQKEAILSPTDRRMTFFLPSDHTSLPWTGALGGLFLLHAFYWGTNQYVVQRTLGASSLRSARAGILGDGFLTLTIPFFTVLTGVAAYHLFRNLGESNPIDPDEAFSKLVAFVIPGGYGFGGIVLAGLLGAIFSSVDSMLNSASTLFTIDYYSKFRKTEYAKRFFSTSEMQEAESVSVGRAFLLLFSAFTVFLALVAYDPSSKGNFFLELSAQSSHLTPGLLVVFLTGILWKKANSLSATWTILICPFVSWALPYGYEFWIGIHPQTISIFGAKLNFLHRVFLVFLFGLIFHITLSRRFFSEGEWNRKTLNVRVRVFWKTKLRIAIGILWILFCVALSYYDVTDNVTGAAFCGGGTFLSFLTVSIAKTLRFSASKRIKAFLKTDEWAFGLLLGITIGLYFYFS is encoded by the coding sequence ATGTTCACTTTGATAGATGCATTGTTCTTTTTGATTACTATCTTACTCGTTTTAGGAATCGGCATCTACGCCGGACGAAAGGAAGAAACGGGCGAAGATTATTTTTTAGGAGGGCGGAGTCTTCCTTGGTGGGGAGTTGCCGGCTCTCTTTTCGGCACGAATGTTTCCGCGAATCATATCGTGGGCATGTTGGGGATAGGATATTCGGTAGGCTTCGCGCAAAGTCATTATATGTTCGGAGCGATTCCCGCGTTGTTGTTGCTCGGGTACGTTCTACTTCCGATCTATCGCCGAAAAAGAATCTTTACGCTTTCGCAATTTTTAGAATATAGATACGGTCCGAACTCGCGCCTCTTATATTCGGGAATCGTTCTCGTTCTGATTTCGATTCAACTCGCGGCAGGTTTGTATATCGGTTCCCGATCTTTGCTTCCCTTCTTTAGAGATTTGGGTTGGCCCATCGGATATGTGGAAGGGGTTTTGTTGCTCGCAATCGTATCCACGGTTTATACATGGTTCGGAGGTTTGAAAGCGGTCGTTTATACGGACGTGATTCAGTCCGTCTTTATCTTGTTAGCCGGTCTGATTCTCGCGTATCTGACGCTCAATCATCCGGCCGTGGGAGGTTGGGAAGGATTGTTGCAAAAGGAAGCGATCTTATCGCCGACCGATCGGAGAATGACTTTTTTTCTTCCGAGCGATCATACTTCTTTGCCTTGGACGGGGGCGCTCGGAGGTTTGTTTTTGTTGCACGCGTTTTACTGGGGAACCAATCAATACGTGGTTCAAAGAACGTTAGGCGCTTCTTCCTTGCGATCGGCTCGCGCGGGAATTTTAGGAGACGGATTTTTAACCTTAACGATTCCTTTTTTTACCGTGTTGACCGGAGTCGCGGCGTATCATCTTTTTCGTAATTTAGGAGAATCGAATCCGATCGATCCGGACGAAGCGTTTTCGAAGTTGGTCGCTTTCGTAATTCCGGGCGGTTACGGTTTTGGTGGAATCGTTCTTGCGGGTTTACTCGGAGCGATTTTTTCCTCCGTGGATTCGATGTTGAATTCTGCGTCCACGTTGTTCACCATCGACTATTATTCTAAATTTAGAAAAACGGAATATGCGAAACGTTTCTTTTCGACGAGTGAAATGCAGGAAGCGGAATCCGTGAGCGTGGGCCGCGCGTTTTTACTTTTGTTTTCCGCGTTCACCGTATTTCTCGCGTTAGTCGCCTATGACCCTTCTTCGAAAGGAAATTTCTTTTTGGAATTATCGGCTCAGAGTTCGCATCTGACTCCGGGACTTTTGGTCGTGTTCTTAACGGGAATTTTGTGGAAAAAAGCGAACTCCTTATCCGCGACCTGGACGATTTTGATTTGTCCTTTCGTTTCCTGGGCGCTTCCTTACGGTTACGAGTTTTGGATCGGAATTCATCCGCAAACGATTTCGATTTTCGGAGCCAAGCTCAACTTTTTACACAGAGTGTTTTTGGTTTTTCTTTTCGGTTTGATCTTTCATATAACGTTGAGTCGCAGATTCTTTTCCGAGGGAGAATGGAACCGTAAGACCTTAAACGTGCGCGTTCGAGTTTTTTGGAAAACGAAGCTACGGATCGCGATCGGAATTCTTTGGATTCTTTTTTGCGTAGCATTGTCGTATTATGATGTTACGGATAACGTGACTGGAGCCGCGTTTTGCGGAGGCGGGACGTTTTTGTCGTTTTTAACCGTGTCGATTGCAAAGACGCTCCGGTTTTCCGCTTCGAAAAGGATCAAAGCGTTTCTTAAAACGGACGAATGGGCTTTCGGTTTGCTTCTGGGAATTACGATCGGACTCTATTTTTATTTTTCCTAA
- a CDS encoding aldo/keto reductase gives MSSRVPSVSLTSQGPTLSRLVYGCWRMHEDPQGNSPERILAKITTCLELGIDSFDHADIYGDYGNEERFGLALKLKPNLKDEIKIITKCGIQLPGPNRPGVSVKHYDTSTDYVVRSAENSLKKLNIQKIDLLLIHRPDPFSDPDEIASAFSKLKREGKVLSFGVSNYTTSQFELLQSRLDFPLATNQIELNPLRLELFLDGTIDQAFAYRYKPMVWSPTAGGRIFQPKTENQIQLLKTLNEIGSEKQKSADQILYAWFLKHPVGLIPVLGTNDLERIRSAASSIDVALTREEWFRIWEAGAGRPVP, from the coding sequence ATGAGTTCTCGAGTTCCGTCCGTTTCGCTGACTTCCCAAGGTCCGACCTTATCTCGGCTCGTATACGGCTGCTGGAGAATGCACGAGGACCCGCAAGGAAATTCTCCCGAAAGAATTCTCGCGAAGATCACGACCTGTCTCGAACTCGGAATCGATTCCTTCGATCACGCGGATATCTACGGAGATTACGGAAACGAGGAAAGATTCGGACTCGCCCTTAAACTCAAACCGAACCTCAAAGACGAGATCAAGATCATAACGAAATGCGGAATCCAACTTCCCGGCCCAAACCGACCCGGAGTTTCCGTAAAACACTACGATACATCGACCGATTACGTCGTCCGTTCCGCGGAAAACTCATTAAAAAAACTGAATATTCAAAAAATCGATCTATTGTTGATTCACAGACCCGATCCTTTTTCGGATCCGGACGAAATCGCGAGTGCGTTTTCCAAATTAAAACGAGAAGGAAAGGTTCTTTCCTTCGGGGTTTCCAATTATACGACTTCGCAATTCGAACTTCTGCAAAGTCGTTTGGACTTTCCTCTCGCCACCAATCAAATCGAATTAAACCCTCTTCGTCTCGAACTGTTTCTGGACGGAACGATCGATCAAGCCTTCGCATATCGATACAAACCGATGGTTTGGTCGCCGACCGCAGGCGGAAGAATATTCCAACCGAAAACGGAAAATCAAATTCAACTTCTAAAAACGTTAAACGAAATCGGCTCCGAAAAACAAAAAAGCGCGGACCAAATTCTCTATGCGTGGTTTTTAAAACACCCCGTGGGATTGATTCCCGTATTGGGCACAAACGACTTGGAAAGAATCCGCTCCGCGGCGTCCTCGATCGACGTTGCATTGACACGGGAAGAATGGTTCCGTATCTGGGAAGCCGGAGCGGGACGTCCGGTTCCCTGA